The Eublepharis macularius isolate TG4126 chromosome 12, MPM_Emac_v1.0, whole genome shotgun sequence genomic sequence GGCGGTTTAACAGAATTCCCTACGAGAAAAGGCTTTGCCCTTGAaatgaaggagaaattgagaCTGTAGATCATGTTCTTCTACATTGTTCATTCTGTCAAGATGCTCGCATCAAGCTCATCACTCCTTTGATCAATAGAATACCTGGAAGAATGAGCTTGGAATACGTTAGGCTACTTCTAGAAGACGGTAATCCGAAAACTACAGCCTCAGTCgcaaaattttgtgcaacagCCTATAAAATCCATCAGATGCTTTCATTATCAGGGTTTATGAAAATACCATCCTTctatattactgttttaattaactattttaattttgtgtttaCTAATAATTTTTTACTTCGTAATTTTGTAGTATTCCCTCTATGCTGGTCTTTGAGCGTATAATAAATCTGATTTTACTTGAGAATGCTCCTACGCATGTAAACAAAAACGTTCCATACAGACCATGCTCTCACAGAGTGCTCAGGGCTACAAGAGAGCTCagtttctctcttctttctttgcTTTAGGCTCCTCTGTTTACTGCTCCCATCCAGAGCATGGTGTAGCCACCTTTGGCGTCCCTGGCATTTCTCACCTGATGCTGTAGCTGGCCCCACAGCTTTCAGTTTGCTGAGTTCAGTTATGGCGGCTGCTACATCCGGGAGGAGCCGGAAGGCTTTCTCAGTACAGCTCTCCACTGACTCAGTGGAGTTGGTGGCTACCAGCTGCTGCAGGCGTGGACGAAACTTGCCTCTCTGGAAGGAAGAAAGCACTTCATTTCTGCCCACATCTACAGTTCAGACACCAGACTGAAACTAGGTTATTAGTCATCCAGTACAGAAGCGGAGTCAAAGGCATTCCATCTTCCTCAAAGAACTGCTGGGAATTTGATTTCTGCAAGCAGGTAGACACCAGGGGGAGAATCACTATGAAGGACTGGTTCATGCCACCATCTGGTACTATATCTGTGAGACTGTgttaattttaggtgggtagtcatgttggtctacagtagaagagcaaggttgaAGTCCagcgacaccttaaagaccaataagatctCCAAGCTCAAGGTATCTGATGAATCTcattcgtctttaaggtgctgctagactcaaTTCTCTATGACTGAGAAGTCACACTGCAGCAATTGTAACCAAGCCTTCCCAACGATACCTTCTCAACAGTTACTTCCCCCGCCACCAAAAAGGCTCTCTGCAGTAAAATATTTTTGAGTGCTTTTCTAAAACTACAGAGTAAATTGCTCTCTTCTCACCCATTCCAGCAAGCCATTTCAAAGTaccactccccccgccccacaacaGAGAAGAGTCTAGTTCTTACAATCACCAGACAAAGCAAACTCAGGGAGGGCAGCTTAAGAAAGAGGACCCACCTCTGCAGCAACTAGAACAAGAGAATAATTAGGGCATGGGTTTAGACAAGCTGGACTTTGCCACTACATCCGAATCAGAAAAGCTACTGTGGCATTATCAACCACAGCAGGAAACAACTGTCTTaacagggggaaaggagagggtaGATTGCAAACCTTGGAGCCAAATTTGACCAGAATTCTTTGTCTCAGGACCACAGGCTGCAGATCTCTTCTTCCAGCCTGGATTAGATTGTTATTTTACAAATGGCTCAATGTGAGAGACTAGTAAAGATCCCCTCCAAATATCAAGGAGGGGAGAAGGTTGTATAAAccagctggggggaggggctagTTTGTACTTtggtttttccttttttattgtgGTTTGGGAGCCAACTTCAGCTCTCAAAGCAACTTGCAGAATTAAAGGAAGATTACAAATGGTATTAAATGGATCCCGGCATGATGGAGGGGTGCCCGGCTGCTGTCTGCCATCCCACCCATGGTATCATAAATGGCAGCTGGAAGACAAAGGAAGGGCTCCCTGGGTAAAGGGTGACAGCTGGATAAGACAAGGTAACAAAGGGTCAAGCCAGTAAAAATAATAGGGGGCTATCAATGCCAGTGGAGCTGTTAGCAAGACCGTCCTAGCCACACAAGACAAAATTCTACATTCTCATTCTACAGACAGCATCCAAGCCAGAGAAAGGGGAGCTTGTCGAGTATGGTTTTAAACCTAGGGTTCATACAGCCCTTTACTCTGGCCACGCCACCTCTATTAAGCAAGCAACCGATTCTGGGCGACGTCTTACAGACAGCTTCCAGTCCATCAGCTTGACCAGGTCCTCTCGGGTCAAATATCTTGTCTTTCGTTCTGCAATGGCAGCCGGCAGTTCTTCTTGATACCTACAAACCATGGGGGGGAAGTATAGCTTTGAATGGCACTGAGAACAGCAGGCAATCCTATGATAGTGTTGGCATCTGTggccacccagcaggcttccgtggcacaatggggatccaatcctgagcttcccagatcctagtccagttcTCAAATTATTACACTACACCAGCTCTCAGGATGACACCAACTCAGGGAGAACTGAGAATAAGGGGAATTTACCATTTATCCAAGACAACAAGGtccttcttcttctttcctttggCCTCTAGCACTTCCCAGTAAGCGTTCAATGCCAGCCTCCAGTACATAGGCTCATCACAAGCAAAGAGTCCTCCTTTCAGTGACATGACTGACGAATACCTGGGAACACACACAAGGAAGGAAGCAAAATAAGGGCTCCTAAGCATGTCCAGAATACACTTCGCTCACGGCAACATGTAACAACCAAGAAGCAAGCCTCGTGTGCAATCAGAGTAACTGAGCCAGTAAAACCGGCTCACAACCATCCAGCAAGGTCACCTGCCCAGAAGTAAGCAACAAACATCTGCCAGGGACCATTAAGTTAACTAGCAAACAAGTTGCACAGCCATGGCCGGGACTGGACCTCACATAGGTCTGCCTGGAAGTCAGCCCCATAACAATTCTAGGGACCACCATGAAAAACCAGTGACTGAGGAGCAACCACCATACAACTACCCTATGCCCAGAAGTGAGCTGCACTGCCGTGTCAAAGACAGCCTTGGAAATACGCCAGAAGGGAACTCAAGTACACTAAACCAGCCCAATAACAAACCACAAATATTTGCCAAGGACTGCTTCACAAATACTTCTGCTCAGAACCAAGCCTCACAACCCTAACTTCTGAGCCATGGTACTTGCAGGGCCGTCCTCAGCAAGCTTGCGGGGCTTATCTCCAGCACAGAGTGACACCACGAGTATATTTACCCAGCAGTAAGCGACATACACCAGTCAAAAATAAGCCTCAAAAGACTACCCAGAACTGTACTGTGTATACAAGACTCCATTTTGGGTTACGGTACCTGTGGGTCATTCTCGGTCAGGTTTGTGGAGAGTACCTCCAGCTATGCCCAGGACTGGCCTGAAGTAGGCCACACAAACAAACCCAATCATAAATAACAAATATCCACCCAGGAACACTTTGCAATTATGTTGGCTAGGAAGCAAGCCCAAGAAATCTGCCCAGGACCGCCCCACACGTATTGTGGATGTGGGGCTGATTCCTGAGTCAGTCCTCAGCAATCTATATGTGTGATAATACAGTAAGTCTTAGTGGCCCTGAATGGGCagaagagtgggatataaatgttgtaaacAAATACATAAGTTCATTTACTCAAAAGTAACCCTCACAACCCTGTCCAGACTCACTACACATTTACTTTTGCCACTCAGCTAAGTCCCAAAAGCACATCAGGGACCACACTGCAAGTACATTTCCCCTGAAGTAAGCTTACGTACACAAGCTCAATAATAAACCACATATATCTGCCGAGGAACAACTTGCCAGCACTTCTGCCCAGAACAAAGCCCCGTAACCCTGTCCTGTAAGTACATTGGCCTGAAAGTAAGCCACCCACCATGACAGGGACCACACCTCGTGCCTGAGGGCTGGCGTGGCACAGTGGTTTGAatattggactaggacctggtGGTTTGAATCCTGCTCCACCGTAGCAGCTTTccaagtgaccttgggcccatcacaatctctcaTCCTAACCCACCCCCAGGATTACTGTGTGCATGAAGTGGAAGAATAATGTGAAAAAGACACTTGGGGTCTCAataagggagaaaagtgggatgattttttaaaagcataaataaataagtatctgAAGCACACTTAAACAGAAGTAAACCACATATACCTGATTGTCAGTAAGCCACATACACCTGCCTGGGGCTGCCCCACAAATCTCATGGGCCACAACTGAGCCCCATACCCACAATACTTGCGAAGCAACCCTGATGTTTGTGGATCACTTCCACGCCAATGTACTTGTATGACAGAGCTGAGAAGAGTTATGGGGGTTACTTCTGAGCAAATGTATTTGGAGGGGTAGACAAAGCCCCATGTCTACATCAGGGACGAAACCAAGAGTATGTGAGCCTAAAAGCAAGCCTCTCAACCCCATCTGGGACCACATCCCATATCTTGGGACCACAACACAAGGACATTTGCTTGGAAGTAAAGCTCAAAACTCTGCCTGGAACTAGCTTGTCCTTGAAGGAACTGTACTTTGCGTACATAAGAAATAAGCGTGTCTCAAACAAGCTATGAATGTTTTTCTGGAAGCACAAGAATGTTTGCCCAGAAATAAGCTTATAAAATTGCACAGGACCACTACCTAAGCACCTTTGCCGAGAAGGAAACCCCACATTCATTTCACAGTGTATCCCTCCAGTACATTGGCTGAAAACTAATACATTCACATCAGGGACTGCCCCACAAGTATATCTGCTGAGATGAAAGCCCTACAATGCCACCAAGTATGCTAACCCAGAAGTAACCCCCAAAGCAATTTCCAGGGCTGCCCTGTAAGTATGTCTCAGACCTACGCTCAGGACTACACCTTGAGTACATTTACCTGGATGCAAGCCC encodes the following:
- the LOC129339027 gene encoding uncharacterized protein LOC129339027 isoform X2; its protein translation is MSLKGGLFACDEPMYWRLALNAYWEVLEAKGKKKKDLVVLDKWYQEELPAAIAERKTRYLTREDLVKLMDWKLSRGKFRPRLQQLVATNSTESVESCTEKAFRLLPDVAAAITELSKLKAVGPATASAILAAGAPEAVAFMADEAMESIPGLAPVQYTLKHYMLYLGKIQSCVEKLNKDAEKTWTPQHVEKCLWAWAVAEKLQLPLLQMLGTEKEKGVCGKEADGEPRQKRKRK
- the LOC129339027 gene encoding uncharacterized protein LOC129339027 isoform X1, which encodes MSLKGGLFACDEPMYWRLALNAYWEVLEAKGKKKKDLVVLDKWYQEELPAAIAERKTRYLTREDLVKLMDWKLSRGKFRPRLQQLVATNSTESVESCTEKAFRLLPDVAAAITELSKLKAVGPATASAILAAGAPEAVAFMADEAMESIPGLAPVQYTLKHYMLYLGKIQSCVEKLNKADAEKTWTPQHVEKCLWAWAVAEKLQLPLLQMLGTEKEKGVCGKEADGEPRQKRKRK